A section of the Pithys albifrons albifrons isolate INPA30051 chromosome 30, PitAlb_v1, whole genome shotgun sequence genome encodes:
- the LOC139683987 gene encoding keratin-associated protein 9-4-like codes for MSYYEQCKQPCLPPPICLQKCAKCVEPCKTVCVEPCPAPCASQCVTTCASQCCDPCATQCVTTCTTQCAEPCATQCVTTCAPQCCDPCATQCVTTCAPQCCDPCATQCVTTCAPQCVDVCAQSCAPQCPAQCCDPCATQCVTTCAPQCVDVCAQSCAPQCPPQCCDPCATQCCAKCPEPCQAPCVEVCTTKCVESCDTVCLEPACSRPC; via the coding sequence ATGTCCTACTACGAGCAGTGcaagcagccctgcctgccccctccCATCTGCCTGCAGAAGTGTGCCAAGTGCGTGGAGCCCTGCAAGACGGTGTGTGTGGAGCCCTGCCCggccccctgtgccagccagtGCGTCACCACCTGTGCCAGCCAGTGCTGCGACCCCTGTGCCACCCAGTGTGTCACCACCTGCACCACTCAATGCGCTGAGCCCTGTGCCACCCAGTGTGTCACCACCTGTGCCCCTCAGTGCTGCGACCCCTGTGCCACCCAGTGTGTCACCACCTGTGCCCCTCAGTGCTGTGACCCCTGTGCCACCCAGTGTGTCACCACCTGCGCCCCTCAATGCGTGGATGtctgtgcccagagctgtgccccgCAGTGCCCGGCTCAGTGTTGTGACCCCTGTGCCACCCAGTGTGTCACCACCTGCGCCCCTCAATGCGTGGATGtctgtgcccagagctgtgccccgCAGTGCCCGCCCCAGTGTTGTGACCCCTGTGCCACCCAGTGCTGTGCCAAGTGCCCAGAGCCGTGCCAGGCCCCCTGTGTGGAGGTTTGCACCACCAAGTGTGTCGAGTCCTGCGACACGGTGTGCCTGGAGCCCGCCTGCTCCCGCCCCTGCTGA